In Miscanthus floridulus cultivar M001 chromosome 5, ASM1932011v1, whole genome shotgun sequence, one genomic interval encodes:
- the LOC136449835 gene encoding magnesium-protoporphyrin IX monomethyl ester [oxidative] cyclase, chloroplastic — MASSAMELSLLNPAATHRHRGGLAAAGLPLAPRRSVVRFRVSASAAAAAPPKSSGPKKRGKTEIQETLLTPRFYTTDFDEMERLFNAEINKQLNQAEFDALLQEFKTDYNQTHFVRNPEFKAAADKMEGPLRQIFVEFLERSCTAEFSGFLLYKELGRRLKKTNPVVAEIFSLMSRDEARHAGFLNKGLSDFNLALDLGFLTKARKYTFFKPKFIFYATYLSEKIGYWRYITIFRHLKANPEYQVYPIFKYFENWCQDENRHGDFFSALLKAQPQFLNDWKAKLWSRFFCLSVYVTMYLNDCQRTAFYEGIGLNTKEFDMHVIIETNRTTARIFPAVLDVENPEFKRKLDRMVVINEKIIAIGESDDIPLVKNLKRIPLIAALVSEIIAAYLMPPIESGSVDFAEFEPQLVY; from the exons ATGGCCTCCTCCGCCATGGAGCTCTCgctcctcaaccccgccgcgacGCACCGCCACCGCGGCGGCCTCGCCGCTGCCGGCCTGCCCCTCGCGCCGCGGCGCTCCGTGGTCCGCTTCCGCGTGTCCGcctccgccgcggccgccgcgccgCCCAAGTCCTCGGGCCCCAAGAAGCGGGGCAAGACGGAGATCCAGGAGACGCTGCTGACGCCCCGCTTCTACACCACCGACTTCGACGAGATGGAGCGCCTCTTCAACGCCGAGATTAACAAGCAGCTCAACCAGGCGGAGTTCGACGCGCTGCTGCAGGAGTTCAAGACGGACTACAACCAGACCCATTTTGTGCGCAACCCCGAGTTCAAGGCCGCCGCCGACAAGATGGAGGGCCCGCTCCGCCAGATCTTTGTCGAGTTCCTCGAGCGCTCCTGCACCGCCGAGTTCTCCGGATTCCTCCTCTACAAGGAGCTCGGCCGCAGGCTCAAG AAAACTAACCCGGTCGTGGCGGAGATCTTCTCGCTCATGTCCAGGGACGAGGCGCGCCATGCTGG GTTCTTGAACAAGGGGTTGTCTGACTTCAACTTGGCACTGGACCTGGGGTTCTTGACCAAGGCTAGGAAGTACACCTTCTTCAAGCCCAAGTTCATCTTCTATGCCACCTACCTGTCTGAGAAGATTGGGTACTGGAGGTACATCACCATCTTCAGGCACCTCAAGGCGAACCCAGAGTACCAGGTGTACCCCATCTTCAAGTACTTCGAGAACTGGTGCCAGGACGAGAACAGGCATGGTGACTTCTTCTCTGCCCTGCTCAAGGCTCAGCCGCAGTTCCTCAATGACTGGAAGGCCAAGCTCTGGTCACGATTCTTCTGCCTCTCG GTGTATGTGACCATGTACCTGAATGACTGCCAACGCACTGCATTCTATGAGGGAATTGGTCTGAACACCAAAGAATTTGACATGCATGTGATCATTGAG ACCAACCGTACAACAGCGAGGATCTTCCCTGCTGTTCTGGATGTCGAGAACCCTGAATTCAAGAGGAAGCTTGACAGGATGGTTGTGATCAACGAGAAGATCATTGCTATCGGAGAATCTGATGACATTCCCCTAGTGAAGAACCTGAAGAGGATTCCTCTCATTGCCGCTCTGGTGTCTGAGATCATTGCTGCATACCTCATGCCCCCCATCGAGTCTGGCTCAGTTGATTTTGCTGAATTTGAGCCCCAGCTTGTTTACTGA